From Vicingus serpentipes, the proteins below share one genomic window:
- the recN gene encoding DNA repair protein RecN, translating into MLSYLYIANYAIIEELKVDFNDGFTVITGETGAGKSILLGALSLILGKRVDTSVLNDKSKKCVIEGVFKIIEEKHASFFSLNDLDIDNETTVRREISPTGKSRAFINDTPVNLTVLKEFSELLIDIHSQHQTLQVKDVDFQLNVVDSYAELSNKVILYKKEFKKYIALKRAYENLVNQEKTAKSDVDYLTFQLNELLALSLKENEQEELEAQLEIINNSEEIKEVLQFSVEAFNNSDNNIVSTIKSIQQSFSKLSHCSEDYKNISERLNSTFIEVADIAREIELLNDNSDFDTDNAEYINLRLNSIYSLEQKHHLSNSNELIHLQETLKDKLAKINSFDEEIENHLKELELKEKELRDIAKQLSAKRVKSFAKLSKEILTNLSELGMAEASFEVRQTLSDKLNEHGLDEITFLFSANKGFSPIELHKAASGGELSRLMLTIKSILSKTTDISTILFDEIDTGVSGDVADKMGSIMKQMSSSMQVIAITHLPQVAAKGNHHYKISKKITNDKTITTLSVLSKEDRINELAKMLSGKELTKAARENAKNLISN; encoded by the coding sequence ATGTTAAGTTATTTATATATAGCAAACTACGCTATTATTGAAGAACTTAAAGTGGACTTTAATGATGGTTTTACTGTAATTACAGGAGAAACAGGAGCAGGGAAGTCTATCCTCCTGGGTGCTTTGTCGTTAATTTTAGGGAAAAGAGTTGATACATCTGTTTTAAACGATAAATCAAAAAAATGTGTGATAGAAGGAGTTTTTAAGATAATTGAGGAGAAACATGCTTCTTTTTTCAGTTTAAACGACTTAGATATTGATAATGAAACGACTGTTCGAAGAGAAATATCTCCTACGGGTAAATCTAGAGCTTTTATAAACGACACCCCAGTAAATTTAACTGTACTTAAAGAGTTTTCTGAATTATTGATTGATATTCATTCTCAACACCAAACGCTTCAAGTGAAAGATGTTGATTTTCAACTTAATGTTGTTGATTCTTATGCTGAATTATCTAATAAAGTAATCCTTTATAAAAAAGAATTCAAAAAATATATTGCTTTAAAAAGAGCTTATGAGAATTTAGTTAACCAAGAAAAAACAGCAAAATCGGATGTTGATTATTTAACTTTTCAATTAAATGAATTATTAGCACTTTCATTAAAAGAAAACGAGCAAGAAGAACTAGAGGCACAGTTAGAAATAATTAATAATTCAGAAGAAATTAAAGAAGTTTTACAGTTTTCTGTTGAAGCATTTAATAATTCTGACAATAATATAGTAAGCACAATAAAATCTATACAACAATCATTTAGCAAACTAAGTCATTGCTCAGAAGATTATAAAAATATTTCGGAGAGATTAAACTCTACATTTATTGAAGTTGCCGATATAGCTAGAGAAATAGAATTGTTAAATGACAATTCTGATTTTGATACAGATAATGCAGAATATATAAACCTTCGGCTAAATTCGATCTATAGCTTAGAACAAAAACATCATTTATCTAATTCAAATGAATTGATTCATCTTCAAGAAACGTTAAAAGATAAATTGGCTAAAATCAATTCTTTTGATGAAGAAATTGAAAATCATTTAAAAGAATTAGAATTAAAAGAAAAAGAACTAAGAGATATAGCAAAACAACTTTCAGCTAAACGAGTAAAATCTTTTGCTAAACTATCAAAAGAAATATTAACCAACTTATCGGAATTAGGAATGGCAGAAGCTTCATTTGAAGTTAGGCAAACATTGAGTGATAAATTAAATGAACATGGCTTAGATGAAATTACATTCTTATTTTCAGCCAACAAAGGTTTTTCACCAATAGAGTTGCATAAAGCGGCATCAGGTGGAGAGCTTTCCCGATTAATGTTAACCATTAAATCAATTTTAAGTAAAACAACAGATATTTCTACTATTTTATTTGATGAAATTGATACAGGAGTATCTGGTGATGTTGCTGATAAAATGGGGAGCATAATGAAACAGATGAGTAGTTCGATGCAAGTTATAGCAATTACTCATTTACCCCAAGTTGCAGCAAAAGGTAATCATCATTATAAAATTTCAAAGAAAATTACTAATGATAAAACAATAACTACATTATCAGTTTTATCTAAGGAGGATCGTATAAATGAATTAGCTAAAATGTTAAGTGGTAAAGAATTAACTAAAGCAGCTAGAGAAAATGCTAAAAATCTTATTTCAAATTAA
- a CDS encoding enoyl-ACP reductase FabI gives MANDLLKGKKGIIFGALNENSIAWQVAERAHEEGAEFILTNAPIALRMGELNELAQKTNSDIVPADVTSIEDLENLFNKAEEKFGKIDFILHSIGMSINVRKKIHYTEANYEYYHKAMDISAISFHKVMKVAKQKDIMNEWGSILALSFIAAQLSIPGYNDMSDAKSLLESIARTFGYYYGVDKKVRINTISQSPTKTTAGGGIKGFNSLYDYADLNSPLGNAPALDCANYCIAMFSDLTKYVTMQNLFHDGGFSRTGVTDKMMHKLGFE, from the coding sequence ATGGCAAACGATTTATTAAAAGGTAAAAAAGGAATTATCTTCGGAGCATTAAATGAAAATTCAATAGCATGGCAAGTTGCAGAAAGAGCACACGAAGAAGGTGCTGAATTTATTTTAACAAATGCTCCAATAGCATTAAGAATGGGAGAGTTAAATGAACTTGCTCAAAAAACTAATTCTGACATAGTACCAGCAGATGTAACTTCAATTGAAGATTTAGAAAACCTTTTTAATAAGGCTGAAGAAAAGTTTGGTAAAATTGATTTTATATTGCATTCTATTGGAATGTCGATTAACGTTAGAAAAAAAATACATTACACTGAAGCTAACTATGAATACTACCATAAAGCAATGGATATTTCTGCCATTTCTTTTCATAAAGTAATGAAAGTAGCTAAGCAAAAAGATATAATGAATGAATGGGGTTCTATTTTAGCACTTTCATTTATTGCGGCTCAATTATCTATACCTGGTTATAATGACATGTCTGATGCGAAATCATTATTAGAATCTATAGCTAGAACTTTTGGCTATTATTATGGAGTAGATAAAAAAGTTAGAATAAATACCATTTCTCAATCGCCAACTAAAACAACAGCTGGTGGTGGAATTAAAGGTTTCAACTCTTTATATGATTATGCTGATTTAAATTCACCTTTAGGAAATGCACCGGCATTAGACTGTGCGAACTATTGTATTGCAATGTTCTCCGATTTAACTAAATATGTAACTATGCAAAACCTTTTCCATGATGGAGGTTTTTCTAGAACTGGAGTTACAGATAAGATGATGCATAAATTAGGATTTGAATAA
- a CDS encoding ATP-dependent Clp protease ATP-binding subunit: protein MDANFSTKVKDVITYSKEEALRLGHDYIGVEHLLLGIIREGDGLAVKILNSLGVDLKVLRKQIEQSTKIGDGTASHLTNIPLVKQAEKVLKITYLEAKVFKNNIIGTEHLLLSILKEENNIAAQTLSKFNVSYTDIKEEIMMMNLIEEDNQPRAEFPNSDNEEDDDGKGFMGGSGGAGAQKGGDVKSKTPVLDNFGRDLTKYAEEGKLDPIVGREKEIERVSQILSRRKKNNPILLGEPGVGKSAIAEGLALRITQKKVSRVLFGKRIVTLDLASLVAGTKYRGQFEERMKAVMNELEKSPDIILFIDEIHTIIGAGGASGSLDASNMFKPALARGEIQCIGATTLDEYRQYIEKDGALERRFQKVIVEPTSVDETITILNNIKDKYESHHNVNYTDEAIEACVKLTDRYMTDRHLPDKAIDALDEAGSRVHITNIKVPKNIIEIEKKIEEIKEKKNHVVRSQKYEEAAQLRDTERNLLKDLDVAKNAWEEETKNNRETVTEDNVAEVVGMMTGIPTRRIAQAEGDRLVKMYDEIHDKVIGQDEAIKKVVKAIQRNRAGLKDPNKPIGSFIFLGPTGVGKTQLAKVLARYLFDSDDALIRIDMSEYMEKFAVSRLVGAPPGYVGYEEGGQLTEKVRRKPYSIILLDEVEKAHPDVFNLLLQALDDGILTDSLGRKINFKNTIIIMTSNIGARQLKDFGQGVGFATSAKKESAQEHNSSVIQNALKKAFAPEFLNRIDDVVMFNSLKLEDIHKIIDIELDNLYKRVADLGYTIDLTEKAKDYIADKGYDEAYGARPLKRAIQKYLEDPLAEEIIQSTIHAGDTIKVELDDVTKELIFSVVKGKKKKDNSKEEDK from the coding sequence ATGGATGCAAATTTTTCGACTAAGGTTAAGGATGTAATCACCTACAGTAAAGAAGAGGCTTTAAGACTTGGACATGACTATATAGGTGTAGAACATTTATTATTAGGAATTATAAGAGAAGGTGATGGCCTAGCTGTTAAAATATTAAACTCTTTGGGGGTTGATTTAAAGGTTTTAAGAAAACAAATTGAACAGTCAACCAAAATTGGTGATGGAACTGCTAGTCATTTAACTAATATACCTTTAGTAAAGCAAGCTGAGAAAGTGCTTAAAATCACTTATTTAGAAGCTAAGGTTTTTAAAAACAACATAATTGGTACTGAGCATTTATTACTTTCTATTTTAAAGGAAGAAAACAACATAGCAGCACAAACGCTATCAAAATTTAATGTATCTTATACCGATATTAAAGAAGAAATAATGATGATGAATCTAATAGAAGAAGATAATCAGCCAAGAGCTGAATTCCCGAATTCAGATAATGAAGAAGATGATGATGGAAAAGGTTTTATGGGTGGTTCCGGTGGAGCTGGCGCTCAAAAGGGTGGCGATGTAAAATCAAAAACTCCTGTTTTAGATAACTTTGGTAGAGATTTAACTAAATATGCTGAAGAAGGAAAATTAGATCCTATTGTAGGTCGTGAAAAAGAAATTGAAAGAGTTTCTCAAATTTTATCAAGACGTAAAAAGAACAACCCTATTCTTTTGGGAGAACCTGGAGTTGGTAAATCTGCTATTGCAGAAGGTTTAGCGTTAAGAATTACTCAAAAGAAAGTTTCTAGAGTTTTGTTTGGAAAACGAATTGTTACGCTTGATTTAGCTTCTTTAGTTGCTGGAACAAAATATAGAGGTCAGTTTGAAGAGCGTATGAAAGCTGTAATGAATGAATTAGAGAAATCTCCAGATATTATTTTGTTTATTGACGAAATCCACACTATTATAGGTGCTGGAGGTGCTTCAGGTTCTTTAGATGCTTCTAACATGTTTAAACCTGCACTAGCAAGGGGTGAAATACAATGTATTGGAGCAACTACTCTTGATGAGTACAGACAATACATAGAAAAAGATGGAGCTTTAGAAAGACGTTTTCAAAAAGTAATTGTTGAACCTACTTCTGTTGATGAAACCATTACTATATTAAACAACATTAAAGATAAGTATGAATCTCATCATAATGTTAACTATACTGACGAAGCAATTGAAGCTTGTGTGAAGTTAACTGATAGATACATGACTGATAGACACCTTCCTGATAAAGCAATTGATGCTTTGGATGAGGCTGGTTCTAGAGTGCATATTACAAACATAAAGGTTCCTAAAAACATTATTGAAATCGAGAAAAAAATCGAGGAAATAAAAGAGAAAAAGAACCATGTTGTTCGTAGCCAAAAATACGAAGAAGCAGCTCAATTAAGAGATACTGAACGTAACTTACTAAAAGATTTAGATGTTGCTAAAAATGCTTGGGAAGAAGAAACAAAAAACAACAGAGAAACCGTAACTGAAGACAATGTTGCTGAAGTTGTGGGAATGATGACTGGAATTCCTACAAGAAGAATTGCTCAAGCTGAAGGAGATCGTTTAGTTAAAATGTATGACGAAATACATGATAAGGTAATTGGACAAGATGAAGCAATTAAAAAAGTTGTAAAAGCAATTCAACGTAATAGAGCAGGATTAAAAGATCCTAACAAACCAATTGGCTCATTTATATTCTTAGGTCCAACAGGCGTTGGTAAAACTCAGCTTGCAAAAGTTTTAGCTCGCTACTTATTCGATTCTGATGATGCTTTAATTAGAATTGACATGAGTGAGTATATGGAAAAATTTGCTGTTTCAAGATTGGTTGGAGCGCCTCCGGGATACGTTGGTTATGAAGAAGGTGGCCAATTAACTGAAAAAGTTAGAAGAAAGCCCTACTCTATTATTTTATTAGATGAAGTAGAAAAAGCTCACCCAGATGTTTTTAACTTATTGCTACAAGCACTTGATGATGGTATTTTAACTGATAGCTTAGGAAGGAAAATAAACTTTAAGAATACGATCATTATTATGACATCTAATATTGGAGCTCGTCAACTAAAAGACTTTGGTCAAGGTGTAGGCTTTGCAACTTCTGCTAAAAAAGAAAGTGCACAAGAGCATAATTCATCAGTTATCCAAAACGCACTTAAAAAAGCCTTTGCTCCTGAATTCTTAAATAGGATTGATGATGTTGTAATGTTTAACTCATTAAAACTTGAAGATATTCACAAGATTATTGATATAGAATTAGATAATTTATATAAGAGAGTTGCTGACTTAGGTTACACCATTGATTTAACTGAAAAAGCGAAAGATTATATTGCAGATAAAGGATATGATGAAGCTTATGGTGCTAGACCATTAAAGAGGGCTATTCAAAAATATTTAGAAGATCCATTAGCTGAAGAAATTATTCAATCTACTATTCATGCAGGGGATACAATTAAAGTTGAATTAGATGATGTAACAAAAGAGTTAATATTCTCTGTAGTAAAAGGAAAAAAGAAAAAAGACAACTCTAAGGAAGAAGATAAATAA